GGTTTTAAAGAAGCCAGTGGACACTAGAGGCTAACAAGGTTGAAACCACGAGGCAGGTCCGAGAGAAATGCCTGCCCGGCAGAGAGGCAACCCCAGCAGAAAAGAGCCGTCTCTCCTGCCAGAGAAAAAGCTGCCAGGAAAGCGTCCGCAGGAAGCCGGTCCAGGAGTACTCATCACACGCTTCAGGAAACTGTGGTGAGGATGTGGGAACAACAGGAGCACGGTCCAAATAATCCCTCCGAGTACTCCACGGCAAAGAGCCAGCCTTTGGACGTTTTTTTAAATGACACCATGATATGACAGCCATGATCGAGTTCCCTGTTCCCTTCCTCCATGCTAACCTTGCAGGAGCTTAGCCAGCCCCGAGGACAGGGAAAGAGCTGTGAGGAGCAAGATAAAGACAACCACGAGACCATGTCTTCACTGCAGGTTCCCGTGTCTTGTCTTGGACTGAGCCGTAGTCTGGACAAGGCAGGGTGGGAGAGGGTTGGAGATGGGTGTTTGGGTAGAATGGATTACACTTCTAACCAACAGAAAAGGATCTTGCTGGGGATCTGGAAGGGACACAACCGCTGTAGGAAGTGTCTGGGGGAAAGCAGCCCAGAGTATGAGGGGGAATATCAGGAAGAAAATGCCTGTTTCTTGAATGCACACTATTAAATCTAGATGGTCAGTAAGTCTAGTATTGACTTACTTCAATCATCAATATGTCTGGATTCCTATCTAAACTATCACCTCTATCTTCTATCTACTTTGGTTTCCGTTCTTTTTTATCTTcatactattttaatttttccttctggtccttttttttatttaaagattgaGAACTATAAATTACTGTATTAACTTATGAATGCAATTTCCCTAAGCTTTCAAGTTTAACGTATTAGATCTACCTCTCCCTCTTACCcacagcatccatctctctgtgCTCCTACTCACCCACCAAACACCATGGCCAGCCATCTTGTTAATTTTGGCTTACTTTCGGATTACCTTTTTCCTCCCCTAAAAAGCTAAAAGGTCGCTAAATCTGTCTACAACTGGTGATCACCAGTGTTGGTGACAGCTAGCCTTCCATGGGTTCCGGGTCTCCTCTGGGACTTTCTCATATATTTAATCCTGTTTTGGTTTCAGAGTGAGGGCCTGTAGCTCTGCCTTCTTTAATGTTAGTATAGATGAGTATAAAATTCAAAATCGGCAATCATTTCTCCCAAACACCATTGTATTCCAGCATTTATTATTTCTGTTGAAGATTGAAGTATAAATTGCCTTTCTTTTCTGATAATCtgtgttttgggggtggggatagCCTTTAAGATTAGTAAATAAAGATTACTCTCCATCCTCTGTGTTCTTATGACTTAATAAATGTGAATTGCTAtgactgaacattttttttctacttatttatCCCAGGCATAATTTAAAAGTGAGGACTGCTAGCTTTTAAATTCTGATAACTATACATTCCTCCTTTCTCAAATATAGATTTCCCTCTATTTTCACAGGAGTCTAGTTTTAGATGTGGCTTTGAGTTTTACAACATAAGCTCTGTACCCTAACTGCTTTTATACAAatgttgtttgtctttctgggaatTTCTCATTATTGTCTTTCATGTTGCTAATTCTTTACTTGTACATAACCTGGATTTTAACCCAACTGCTGAAGTTTTAAATGTTATACAGATAAATATGGATATGTTATTCTAATTCTTATgcagaatagatttttaaaaagataatcacGGGGTTACTATTCTGAGTTGAGGTTAAATGTATACTCCAGAATGCATGAAACAGGACATTTATCAAAATGTATCAATTATGTAATGAAACAGCTGGGTGGGTACGGCATATCTTACCTAATAAGGCACTCTGTTGTTTATTCTCTTGGTATAATGTAAAGATAACGTACTTATAATGCTAATAACTTTGCTTATTCCTTTTCTTTACGGTCTAAGTTCATAGCTCTCTAAGGAGACAAGGTCTTTTGTCATTgatcaacaagaacaacaacaaagcaattGTATTTTCTGAATAATATATGCAGGGATGTTTGGAGTCAGTTCCCATAACTCAGTACATTAAGGTTGGCTGGGTAATGAGGACATTTTAAATATCTCAAATGCAAATAAGAGCGAAATAGGCACTCTCAGATTCCTCCTGAACAAATGACTTCCAGAGCTGCACACAATGTGAAATGCTTTTGTCTAACGGGGGAAATGTCCAGAGAGTGCTGAGGGCTTAGAGCAGGGACCTCAGATGGGAACATGTGATGTTGTAAGGCATTAGGAGTTAAACACGGTGAATTCTAAGTAAATCGCAAAGTTTGATCCCAGACTGGCTGATTACATGAGGGTAGTTTGAAAGTGGTGCATTTGAATGTTGCCCATCTTCGTCTGAACTGATTAGCTATGGAAATGTTTTGTTCTCCCTCGAGGGGTACACACTCATTtattaaaaggaaacaaaggcCGGTGCCTAATAACCCTCCTAATGAATGTAGCATCTGCACATCTTCAAATATAATATTTCACAGTTATAAAATTAGCAGTGAGAGACATaaattttcagttgttttttttttttttttaaagaacagaaaacCCTCCCATATTTAGAACGTGACATTATCGACTGGCCACTTTTGTAAATGAAAATCTCTTTTCAAACCTGTCTCTAAGCCTTTCTTTCatcctttattttttctgtagATCCCAGATTTACTCACTTTTCTCTGTTCTCAGTCAAAACAGCAATGTTTTTGGGATTTTGCGTGTTGATTCTTTCTGAGAACTAACATCTACTTCAGCAATCTGAGAACATCCCAAAATGCTCACAGTGGATCCCCAGTTTCCCAAAGATTTATATGTAGCTACTCAGTGAGCACTTCTAAATTAATATATTTGAAGTTTATTCCAAAGGGATGATTATGGCCGGTTTGAGTCTACCTGGAACATTGGCCTGGCTACTGGGCATCTACATATCACGAGGCTCAGGAGCTCAGAATTCGTGGGAGAAAGAGGACCATAAACAAACAGTTACAGATGTGGTCTGATAAGAGCTGAGAACACAGACATGTGAAAGACCCAGTGTGAGCGCCCAGAGAAGGTGGCTGATGTGTTAAGAGCTCCCTCTTGACATTTTGTCACTCTGCTCACTGGAGCCCAAAGACTGCACTCCTCTGTGCACAACCTTCCCATATCGATATGAAAATTCCACATTATCCAGTAAGTTACCAACTCccaggtgtgattttttttcttcccaaactATCATAGAACTATTGCCCCCTGCTTTCCTTCGCCCGTCTCTTCCACTGCCACTGCTCTGGCCCATGTCTCTAGGTAGTCTACCAACTCTTTCAATAGCCCATTAACTGGGCTTCCTGTATGAATCTTACTGACCTAATCTTCCCGGCATGCGATGTGCTTTCAGGATCCCATTGTCTCGTTTATTAGACCCAAGCCTGCCATCTAACATGTGGTAACCTCCATCAACTTATGTAACTGCCCTGGGTCTCATTTCTTCATCTATGGGACACATTGTatttcaacaccatttaaaatACATGTAAGTGTGAAAACGGTGCTTAGCTCAGACCACACCCTTGCTGTAAACCATCATCATCTTTACCCATTCTGTTTAACTTCTCTGACATATTGCCTCTTACTACATTTACAGAATGTTTCTCATCTTCTTGTTTGCTGCGCACTCCCCTCTCTACTTATTAAACCATATGCTACTTGAAGGCAAGGACTTCAGCTCCCTTGTCGTCAGGCACGACTTGGGAGACAATTTTTCTTTGGCTATGATTTGTCACCTGATAGGATTTGATAGACTCCTGTTTGATTCACAGTTGATGGGGACAAAAAGCACCGGAGCTCAATTAAAATGATGCTTGAGAGATACCTGATACCACTAAAATCTATGGAATTATGTATTAAATGGTCCCCAAAGAACCcgctatttcaaaaataaaaaattatcacaAAGATCTTAATGCATCATGCTATACCGTATATCACACACCATAAAAATGTCAGAAGTAGCTTTATTTCACATTACTGTATTTCTTGATGGTGATCTATCTAGACAAGTAAGGCTTGCTGAATTTGAACATGGATAATAAAGCTCACattctaagaaaatgtttaaaataggAAATAGAACTGGGGAGGTGGTGGAAAGCTCCCTAGGAGAATGAAATGATGAGATCTTTGAGTCTCTACAGTTTGCACTTCTTTGCATAGAATATACATGATCTAACGGTGGCCCAGAGTGGCCAGAGTAAATTGTTGCCATTTCAATCACTGCACAGCCTATAATAAGCAGCCAGACAAGATGCTGAATGATTACATTGTTATAATGTATGCTGATCTGATCtaggagtttgttttgttttgtcttggttcCCAATGTCTTAGATTCTTGCCAAATCACTTAACAAGTCAGACCCAGCTGAGGCCGGCTTGAACAATTTCAGTGTAACTAGCAAAGGCCAGTTCATCAGCATCTGGAGGATCattcaaacaagacaaaaaccaaagGGCCCCTGCCATTTGACTCCCCACTATCCATGTTccaggggaaggaaagaaagtagtaggaaggaatttatttatttaaaaatgagtttattattattagcattagcattaatttttatatcctgaccacagtttcccctccctcctcttctcccagtccctccctccaccttccccccATGGATACCAACCAaacctggcatatcaagtttcagtaggAATAGGCACCGCTCCTTGCATTAAAGCTGGGTGAGGCAACCTAGTATAAGGAACAGGGTCCTAAAAGCCAGCAAACGAGTTATAGCCCtgtctcccactgttaggaatcccactagaagaccaagctacacaaatgtaacatatgtgcagagggtctatgtcagttccatgcaggctccctggttgtcagttcagtctgtgagcccctatgagcccaggttagttgcttctgtgggctttcttgtggtgtccttgacccctctggctcctacaatcctccctacgccccccccccccttgcaggattcccagagctttgtttgactgtgggtctgcatctgtagGAATGGGATTTAAATGCTTTGCTTTCGACAGGTTGTTGAGATTCTAGCTATAGCCAGCTTAGTCCCCTGATCTAGCCAAGTCAGAAGGTGGCTGTGTATTTCTAAAATcgctacacacacaaaaacaaaacaacaaaacaaaacaaaacaaaacaaaccagacactgacagaaaagaaagaagagtaggTAGGGAAAGCAGGCCTGCGTGAATAATTCAGTAGAATGGGGTGGATGTTAAAACTAAGGCACACGCTAGCACAGCTAGGTGTATCAATGCCTTGAGTGGCACAAAATTCTCTGCACAGATTTTAGATCCTGGTGGCTCAAGTACTGTCAATCTCATCTTGTTCTACCATGTAATCAATATTTCCAACTGAGACCTTCCTGGGAGACCAGGTGCTTATCCTGTAAAATTAGAGCCCACCTTCTATACGAGATTTCCTACCGTAGAGCCTACTCTGATATACACAGTGGGACACCAACTCTGACTTCTCCAAGGctctttataaaatattcttcTAACGACACAAATTTCACTGTGATGGGTCCAGGCTTGGGTCTTTTTCTTATGTGTTCTCTTCAGGGCGGATCTGTAATAAGACAAGAGGGCTCCCGCAGCAAGAGACTCTGGGAAATCACTGCTGGCTCTGGAGTTAGGAAGACTTTGAaagttttagaaaacagaaagctctGAAACTAAATAGACtgagatgtttaaaaaaatgactgtcTTTTAATAGTGCAAGGACTGGCCAAACCACAGCCTGTGGGCCATACGAAATatggttgttttctgtctttgtaaataaagttttattggaacacagctaTGGTCACACATTCATTTACATACTGTCTATCAGAGGTGAGTGGTTATAACAGGAACTATCTCTTTACAGAAAAATGTTGCTGAGTCAAGACAGAGTAACTGAGGAAAGTCACTAGCTCTTTTTGGTGGGAAATAGTATATATGTAGGAGAAAATCTGAGGATTCTAAGAGTTATATAAAACAACATATGGCAATAATACTCTAGGAGAAGGTATTTACTGGGAGATGTTGTAAGGGAAGGTACACACAGTAGAAAGACTAGAATAGTATTAACCTTGAACTCAATTCATATTTCTGCCAATACTAGGGCCCCAAGACCCCAAAGTGGCCTTGTTCACAAAGCGCTCCTCAGGGTTGTCATGTCTGAGTGGcagtacccagcacccagcaAGAGCTTCTTCTTCCTTTAGTTCTGTTCTCACAGATGTTGGTACAATGCATGCATCACACACAGGATGGTGTCATGTTCTGAATAGCAGTGACACAGTCTGGATTCCATTCTGACCCTCATGGTGGTCTTCCTTTGTTGACAGATCCTTTTCAGAAATGTCATTGTGAATGTATGTTATAGTCTCTTTTGGTGTCAAATCTTTGCCTTAATCTATAGAACCTAGAAAACGTAGAGAAGAGGCCCCCTaagtaaaagagaaacagaaattatCATTTCCAATTAAGCACAGGTTAAACTCATCAGTTCAATATTCATAATGTTAGCTTATTGTCAGTGTCAGTCACATGTTCTGATCAATACCTAACATCAAAAACATGGAATTACTACTTTGATGTCAACATCATTCATAATGATTGAATTCTACTATCAATATTAATAAATGCAGACAAACCCAAGTAACTATTCAAACATTGTCcaaagcttttaaattttaaaaatcatttttagttGTTGAAAATAGAATAACACATTTGATATTGAAGAGTCTAAaaacattattatattattacttAAAATAACCACCAAGCCTTTTCTAAGTATCAGGTAGATTAATGGACGGCACACTTATCAGTTTATTTAACCATCACAACAACCAGGGAGAAATGCAGAATCGTTATCCTCAGTTTCTAAGAAACCAAGACTTAGAGAAGTTAAAAATGGCCACAGAACATACAAAGGGTATCCCATTGGTAAGTGGTGTCATCTTAAATGCATGAGAAGATGTTTAACATACAACTCACTCCACCTCATAGCTCACTGTCTCCTCACTAAATACTGGTTTGCAGAGTCCTTAATACTTTGCCTTCAGTTACATATCACTTCCTCTGATGACGAGGTGTTGATCAGTTGCATTTACAAAATTCAATGCAAGTCCGATCATCTATTTATTGTTgtcatgaattttttttgttcattttaaggTGGGTATATTTGGAAAGTCCAAGTATTCTGTTATAATGGAAACACATCCCTCCATATCCAAATTTGACTTACTACAGTCaactattttgtatatttttagcaATTGTCCTAGTTTCcttgctattgctgtgacaaaacactgacccAAAGCAGCTTGGAGAAAGGGCTTATTAATGTTCACAGCTCACAGCTGATCGTCACGGACAAGGAAGGGACCCGGGGACAGGACTTGAAGCAGAGATCACAGAGGAATGCAGCGGACTGACCCACCTCCTCTCGTTTGCTCGGTCACCCATCTGCCTAGGAGtggtaccgcccacagtgggctaggctcTCCTCTattaattagcaattaagaaaatgccccacagacatacccacagggcaatatgatcaaaataattcGTTAtttgaagttccttcttcccaggtgactctagtttgtggcAAGCTGACAAAATTAACCAACACAGCTGTTTCTTCTGCTGTCTCCATATTTCCAAAAACACATGCAGGTATCTtaacactgtgatttttttttttctgaggcatgCCTTCCTGACTTCAGAGAGGTGAAAATAAGGATTTAGCTTTCTTATACTTTCCTCACATCTTATGCCTTTACATGCTATTATGCATATACATCCCCTTGAGCCATCCTTCCAATATGGTTACAGAACATTTTCTTATGAAAACATTATTCAGGACATACATTGTTGTCACTATGGGATCATTGTTGACAGCTGAGTCATGAGATGTTCCCTGGTTATAGTTCTTTGTTCTCCAAATTCTTGTTTGCCCGAGAGTCACTAAGTACATGAtttttcatctgttttgttttcaaagatttGCTCATGCTTCAGTTCTACTCTGGCAGAGCTGTAACTCCTCCTCAGAGGGTCAAATGCAGAAATTAACTGATCTGtcccagggtgtgtgtggggcATCTCTTCCAAAGCTCTTTGGTATTTACTCCAATAGCGACTAGAAACAGCATAGCTCTCAGCTTGAAAATTCTATTGCGTCAAGCTTGTTCTAATCTTTATATTTCTACTTACTTTTGTCTATGCTGTCTGTAGATTTGTGAGGTATTAAACGTATTTTATTCTCATAAAAGTATCACTAATTTCTTTTCAGCCAAGAAAGAAACTACATCGTGGTGAGTGAATAATCTTTGGTTCACAAGTCTCTGCTACTTCAGGACTTCCTTATTCTTCTATACATTGTGTCTCACTGCTGGAGGTTCTTACCAACTCCACAGAGAGGTCTCTGGGTATGATATGTCCATGtctttcaacatttatttttctcacttGGCCATTTCATCTTTTTGATTATGACTTGATTTAAAATGATTCTAACTTTTTAACTTATGGGTGAATGAGATATACATCTCATCATAAAGTTACAAAGGAAAGCTATATGTTGTGTCTTTAAAAATGCTTAGCGGATTCCTTTTGACTAGTCACTATGATTGGAATGGTTTATACAGAGTACACATTTTATAATAGTTAAGATTAAACTGAAACTAGCGTGCAAGGGGCCATTGTCAGCAGAAGATtgattaattaaaaatagtataaAGTTATAATCCGAATTAACTTGAAGAAGATAGAACACAAAGAGCAAGATTGCATGTTTAATTAAAACTTTATCAATATTAACAAAAACAAGCTATTAAGAATGAAGTGACTTCCGGCTGGTGTTGGGCCTGGAGCGCTGGCGGGGCTGTGGGGACTCCCGCCGAGATGGCTTGCGCAGCCGCGCGGTCCCCGGCTGACCAGGACAGGTTTATTTGTATCTACCCCGCTTACTTAAATAATAAGAAGACCATAGCGGAGGGGAGGCGGATTCCCATAAGTAAGGCTGTAGAAAACCCTACCGCTACTGAGATTCAGGATGTATGCTCAgcagttggactgaatgcatttctggagaaaaacaaaatgtactcCAGAGAATGGAACCGTGATGTGCAGTACAGAGGCAGAGTCCGGGTACAGCTCAAACAGGAAGATGGCAGCCTCTGTCTTGTGCAGTTCCCATCATGGAAGTCAGTGATGCTGTCTGTAGCAGAAATGATTCCCAAGCTAAAAACAAGGACACAAAACACCGGCGGTGCTGACCCCAGTCTTCAGCAAGGAGAGGGGAGTAaaaaggggaaagggaagaagaagaaatgatgtgGTGTGAACGGGACGCACACAGTCCTGCTGCGAGAGACCTGAGCATCTTTGTGTCGGAGGGAGCAGCTTTTGTGTCTGTCATTTAACTGAACCGTGAACAGTGTGTCTCCCATCTCCATCAGCAGTTAACAGTGAGATAAGTTTACATCCAGAGTCTGCATCCAGCTTTTATACTGTAAAAAGGAAAGGTGTGTGCTCGGAAGAAAGAAGACTATTTTTAACAGATAATGACTGTCCCGTAACTTACTTGAAATCCTGTGTCTGTTTGTCTTCTATGTAAACATATATTTCAGGTAAATAAgtttaataaaatttgaaatacaCATTTTGTTCACCTTTTAAGTtaatgaaataaacaatttaaactgaaaaaaaaaaaaagaatgaagtttgtggggctggagatggcttggtggttaagagcactggctgctcttccagaggacccaggttccctt
This sequence is a window from Peromyscus eremicus chromosome 5, PerEre_H2_v1, whole genome shotgun sequence. Protein-coding genes within it:
- the LOC131910684 gene encoding signal recognition particle 19 kDa protein-like translates to MACAAARSPADQDRFICIYPAYLNNKKTIAEGRRIPISKAVENPTATEIQDVCSAVGLNAFLEKNKMYSREWNRDVQYRGRVRVQLKQEDGSLCLVQFPSWKSVMLSVAEMIPKLKTRTQNTGGADPSLQQGEGSKKGKGKKKK